The Cricetulus griseus strain 17A/GY chromosome 9, alternate assembly CriGri-PICRH-1.0, whole genome shotgun sequence genome has a segment encoding these proteins:
- the Relb gene encoding transcription factor RelB isoform X4, producing MGMVNGRKEKPELGQDLGEPSPASRQLGSSDLSSLSLADSRSAEIIDEYIKENGFGLDGAQLAEMPRLVPRGQASLSSVTLGPAAPPPPVAQSPWSCTLGRLVSPGPGPRPHLVITEQPKQRGMRFRYECEGRSAGSILGESSTEASKTLPAIELRDCGGLREVEVTACLVWKDWPHRVHPHSLVGKDCTDGVCRVRLRPHVSPRHSFNNLGIQCVRKKEIEAAIERKIQLGIDPYNAGSLKNHQEVDMNVVRICFQASYRDQQGQLRRLEPVLSEPVYDKKSTNTSELRICRINKESGPCTGGEELYLLCDKVQKEDISVVFSTASWEGRADFSQADVHRQIAIVFKTPPYEDLEIAEPVTVNVFLQRLTDGVCSEPLPFTYLPRDHDSYGVDKKRKRGLPDVLGELSSSDPHGIESKRRKKKPVFLDHFLPGHSSGLFLPPSALQPADTDFFPGTISLPGLEPPGGPDLLDDGFAYDPSAPALFTMLDLLPPAPPLASAVVGGGGAGGTVVESPGPEPLTLDSYAAPGPGDVGTASLVGSNMFPNQYREAAFGGGLLSPGPEAT from the exons AAATCATCGACGAATACATTAAGGAGAACGGCTTCGGCCTGGACGGGGCACAGCTGGCCGAGATGCCTCGCCTGGTGCCCCGCGGGCAGGCCTCACTGAGCAGCGTCACTTTGGGACCAGCGGCACCACCGCCTCCCGTCGCACAGTCGCCCTGGAGCTGCACCCTGGGCCGGCTAGTGTCACCCGGCCCGGGTCCCAGGCCGCACCTGGTCATCACAGAGCAGCCAAAGCAGCGCGGGATGCGCTTCCGCTACGAGTGTGAGGGCCGCTCCGCCGGCAGCATCCTCGGGGAGAGCAGCACGGAAGCCAGCAAGACGCTGCCGGCCATCGAG CTTCGAGACTGTGGCGGGCTGAGGGAGGTGGAGGTAACGGCATGCCTTGTGTGGAAGGATTGGCCGCACCGGGTACACCCACACAGCCTCGTGGGGAAAGACTGCACGGATGGCGTCTGCAGGGTGCGGCTGCGGCCTCATGTCAGCCCCAGGCACAG CTTTAACAACCTGGGCATCCAGTGTGTTCGGAAGAAGGAAATCGAAGCTGCCATTGAACGGAAGATCCAGCTGGGCATAGACCCCTACAATG CTGGCTCTCTGAAGAACCATCAGGAGGTCGACATGAACGTGGTCAGGATCTGCTTCCAGGCATCCTATCGGGACCAGCAAGGACAGTTACGCCGCCTGGAACCCGTTCTCTCTGAGCCTGTCTACGATAAGA AGTCCACCAACACATCCGAGCTGCGGATTTGCCGAATCAACAAGGAGAGCGGGCCGTGCACAGGTGGTGAGGAACTGTACTTGCTGTGCGACAAGGTGCAAAAAG AGGACATATCCGTGGTGTTCAGCACGGCTTCCTGGGAAGGCAGAGCCGACTTCTCTCAAGCTGATGTGCACCGACAAATTGCTATTGTGTTCAAGACACCACCCTATGAGGACCTGGAGATCGCAGAGCCTGTGACTGTCAACGTCTTCCTGCAGAGGCTCACGGATGGAGTGTGCAGCGAGCCACTGCCCTTCACTTACCTGCCTCGGGATCACG ACAGCTATGGTGTGGACAAGAAGAGGAAGCGGGGACTGCCCGACGTCCTTGGGGAGCTGAGTAGCTCTG ACCCACATGGAATTGAAAGCAAACGGCGGAAAAAGAAGCCAGTGTTCTTGGACCACTTCCTGCCGGGCCACAGCTCAG GCCTGTTCCTCCCGCCGTCAGCTCTACAGCCGGCAGACACCGACTTCTTCCCTGGTACCATATCTCTTCCTGGCCTGGAGCCTCCGGGCGGCCCAGACCTCCTGGACGACGGCTTTGCCTATGACCCTTCTGCCCCTGCGCTCTTCACCATGTTGGACCTGCTTCCCCCAGCACCGCCACTCGCCAGTGCTGTAGTGGGTGGTGGGGGTGCAGGGGGCACAGTTGTGGAGTCTCCTGGCCCAGAGCCACTGACACTGGACTCGTATGCAGCCCCCGGTCCCGGGGATGTTGGCACTGCCAGCCTTGTGGGCAGCAACATGTTCCCCAACCAGTACCGAGAGGCAGCTTTTGGGGGTGGTCTCCTGTCCCCAGGGCCTGAAGCCACGTAG
- the Relb gene encoding transcription factor RelB isoform X7 yields MPGISALTRRRQEDQREFESNKIIDEYIKENGFGLDGAQLAEMPRLVPRGQASLSSVTLGPAAPPPPVAQSPWSCTLGRLVSPGPGPRPHLVITEQPKQRGMRFRYECEGRSAGSILGESSTEASKTLPAIELRDCGGLREVEVTACLVWKDWPHRVHPHSLVGKDCTDGVCRVRLRPHVSPRHSFNNLGIQCVRKKEIEAAIERKIQLGIDPYNAGSLKNHQEVDMNVVRICFQASYRDQQGQLRRLEPVLSEPVYDKKSTNTSELRICRINKESGPCTGGEELYLLCDKVQKEDISVVFSTASWEGRADFSQADVHRQIAIVFKTPPYEDLEIAEPVTVNVFLQRLTDGVCSEPLPFTYLPRDHDSYGVDKKRKRGLPDVLGELSSSDPHGIESKRRKKKPVFLDHFLPGHSSGLFLPPSALQPADTDFFPGTISLPGLEPPGGPDLLDDGFAYDPSAPALFTMLDLLPPAPPLASAVVGGGGAGGTVVESPGPEPLTLDSYAAPGPGDVGTASLVGSNMFPNQYREAAFGGGLLSPGPEAT; encoded by the exons ATGCCTGGCATCTCAGCACTCAcaaggcggaggcaggaggatcaaagagAATTTGAGTCCaata AAATCATCGACGAATACATTAAGGAGAACGGCTTCGGCCTGGACGGGGCACAGCTGGCCGAGATGCCTCGCCTGGTGCCCCGCGGGCAGGCCTCACTGAGCAGCGTCACTTTGGGACCAGCGGCACCACCGCCTCCCGTCGCACAGTCGCCCTGGAGCTGCACCCTGGGCCGGCTAGTGTCACCCGGCCCGGGTCCCAGGCCGCACCTGGTCATCACAGAGCAGCCAAAGCAGCGCGGGATGCGCTTCCGCTACGAGTGTGAGGGCCGCTCCGCCGGCAGCATCCTCGGGGAGAGCAGCACGGAAGCCAGCAAGACGCTGCCGGCCATCGAG CTTCGAGACTGTGGCGGGCTGAGGGAGGTGGAGGTAACGGCATGCCTTGTGTGGAAGGATTGGCCGCACCGGGTACACCCACACAGCCTCGTGGGGAAAGACTGCACGGATGGCGTCTGCAGGGTGCGGCTGCGGCCTCATGTCAGCCCCAGGCACAG CTTTAACAACCTGGGCATCCAGTGTGTTCGGAAGAAGGAAATCGAAGCTGCCATTGAACGGAAGATCCAGCTGGGCATAGACCCCTACAATG CTGGCTCTCTGAAGAACCATCAGGAGGTCGACATGAACGTGGTCAGGATCTGCTTCCAGGCATCCTATCGGGACCAGCAAGGACAGTTACGCCGCCTGGAACCCGTTCTCTCTGAGCCTGTCTACGATAAGA AGTCCACCAACACATCCGAGCTGCGGATTTGCCGAATCAACAAGGAGAGCGGGCCGTGCACAGGTGGTGAGGAACTGTACTTGCTGTGCGACAAGGTGCAAAAAG AGGACATATCCGTGGTGTTCAGCACGGCTTCCTGGGAAGGCAGAGCCGACTTCTCTCAAGCTGATGTGCACCGACAAATTGCTATTGTGTTCAAGACACCACCCTATGAGGACCTGGAGATCGCAGAGCCTGTGACTGTCAACGTCTTCCTGCAGAGGCTCACGGATGGAGTGTGCAGCGAGCCACTGCCCTTCACTTACCTGCCTCGGGATCACG ACAGCTATGGTGTGGACAAGAAGAGGAAGCGGGGACTGCCCGACGTCCTTGGGGAGCTGAGTAGCTCTG ACCCACATGGAATTGAAAGCAAACGGCGGAAAAAGAAGCCAGTGTTCTTGGACCACTTCCTGCCGGGCCACAGCTCAG GCCTGTTCCTCCCGCCGTCAGCTCTACAGCCGGCAGACACCGACTTCTTCCCTGGTACCATATCTCTTCCTGGCCTGGAGCCTCCGGGCGGCCCAGACCTCCTGGACGACGGCTTTGCCTATGACCCTTCTGCCCCTGCGCTCTTCACCATGTTGGACCTGCTTCCCCCAGCACCGCCACTCGCCAGTGCTGTAGTGGGTGGTGGGGGTGCAGGGGGCACAGTTGTGGAGTCTCCTGGCCCAGAGCCACTGACACTGGACTCGTATGCAGCCCCCGGTCCCGGGGATGTTGGCACTGCCAGCCTTGTGGGCAGCAACATGTTCCCCAACCAGTACCGAGAGGCAGCTTTTGGGGGTGGTCTCCTGTCCCCAGGGCCTGAAGCCACGTAG
- the Relb gene encoding transcription factor RelB isoform X3, whose translation MGMVNGRKEKPELGQDLGEPSPASRQLGSSDLSSLSLADSRSADELEIIDEYIKENGFGLDGAQLAEMPRLVPRGQASLSSVTLGPAAPPPPVAQSPWSCTLGRLVSPGPGPRPHLVITEQPKQRGMRFRYECEGRSAGSILGESSTEASKTLPAIELRDCGGLREVEVTACLVWKDWPHRVHPHSLVGKDCTDGVCRVRLRPHVSPRHSFNNLGIQCVRKKEIEAAIERKIQLGIDPYNAGSLKNHQEVDMNVVRICFQASYRDQQGQLRRLEPVLSEPVYDKKSTNTSELRICRINKESGPCTGGEELYLLCDKVQKEDISVVFSTASWEGRADFSQADVHRQIAIVFKTPPYEDLEIAEPVTVNVFLQRLTDGVCSEPLPFTYLPRDHDSYGVDKKRKRGLPDVLGELSSSDPHGIESKRRKKKPVFLDHFLPGHSSGLFLPPSALQPADTDFFPGTISLPGLEPPGGPDLLDDGFAYDPSAPALFTMLDLLPPAPPLASAVVGGGGAGGTVVESPGPEPLTLDSYAAPGPGDVGTASLVGSNMFPNQYREAAFGGGLLSPGPEAT comes from the exons ATGAACTGG AAATCATCGACGAATACATTAAGGAGAACGGCTTCGGCCTGGACGGGGCACAGCTGGCCGAGATGCCTCGCCTGGTGCCCCGCGGGCAGGCCTCACTGAGCAGCGTCACTTTGGGACCAGCGGCACCACCGCCTCCCGTCGCACAGTCGCCCTGGAGCTGCACCCTGGGCCGGCTAGTGTCACCCGGCCCGGGTCCCAGGCCGCACCTGGTCATCACAGAGCAGCCAAAGCAGCGCGGGATGCGCTTCCGCTACGAGTGTGAGGGCCGCTCCGCCGGCAGCATCCTCGGGGAGAGCAGCACGGAAGCCAGCAAGACGCTGCCGGCCATCGAG CTTCGAGACTGTGGCGGGCTGAGGGAGGTGGAGGTAACGGCATGCCTTGTGTGGAAGGATTGGCCGCACCGGGTACACCCACACAGCCTCGTGGGGAAAGACTGCACGGATGGCGTCTGCAGGGTGCGGCTGCGGCCTCATGTCAGCCCCAGGCACAG CTTTAACAACCTGGGCATCCAGTGTGTTCGGAAGAAGGAAATCGAAGCTGCCATTGAACGGAAGATCCAGCTGGGCATAGACCCCTACAATG CTGGCTCTCTGAAGAACCATCAGGAGGTCGACATGAACGTGGTCAGGATCTGCTTCCAGGCATCCTATCGGGACCAGCAAGGACAGTTACGCCGCCTGGAACCCGTTCTCTCTGAGCCTGTCTACGATAAGA AGTCCACCAACACATCCGAGCTGCGGATTTGCCGAATCAACAAGGAGAGCGGGCCGTGCACAGGTGGTGAGGAACTGTACTTGCTGTGCGACAAGGTGCAAAAAG AGGACATATCCGTGGTGTTCAGCACGGCTTCCTGGGAAGGCAGAGCCGACTTCTCTCAAGCTGATGTGCACCGACAAATTGCTATTGTGTTCAAGACACCACCCTATGAGGACCTGGAGATCGCAGAGCCTGTGACTGTCAACGTCTTCCTGCAGAGGCTCACGGATGGAGTGTGCAGCGAGCCACTGCCCTTCACTTACCTGCCTCGGGATCACG ACAGCTATGGTGTGGACAAGAAGAGGAAGCGGGGACTGCCCGACGTCCTTGGGGAGCTGAGTAGCTCTG ACCCACATGGAATTGAAAGCAAACGGCGGAAAAAGAAGCCAGTGTTCTTGGACCACTTCCTGCCGGGCCACAGCTCAG GCCTGTTCCTCCCGCCGTCAGCTCTACAGCCGGCAGACACCGACTTCTTCCCTGGTACCATATCTCTTCCTGGCCTGGAGCCTCCGGGCGGCCCAGACCTCCTGGACGACGGCTTTGCCTATGACCCTTCTGCCCCTGCGCTCTTCACCATGTTGGACCTGCTTCCCCCAGCACCGCCACTCGCCAGTGCTGTAGTGGGTGGTGGGGGTGCAGGGGGCACAGTTGTGGAGTCTCCTGGCCCAGAGCCACTGACACTGGACTCGTATGCAGCCCCCGGTCCCGGGGATGTTGGCACTGCCAGCCTTGTGGGCAGCAACATGTTCCCCAACCAGTACCGAGAGGCAGCTTTTGGGGGTGGTCTCCTGTCCCCAGGGCCTGAAGCCACGTAG
- the Relb gene encoding transcription factor RelB isoform X8 produces the protein MPRLVPRGQASLSSVTLGPAAPPPPVAQSPWSCTLGRLVSPGPGPRPHLVITEQPKQRGMRFRYECEGRSAGSILGESSTEASKTLPAIELRDCGGLREVEVTACLVWKDWPHRVHPHSLVGKDCTDGVCRVRLRPHVSPRHSFNNLGIQCVRKKEIEAAIERKIQLGIDPYNAGSLKNHQEVDMNVVRICFQASYRDQQGQLRRLEPVLSEPVYDKKSTNTSELRICRINKESGPCTGGEELYLLCDKVQKEDISVVFSTASWEGRADFSQADVHRQIAIVFKTPPYEDLEIAEPVTVNVFLQRLTDGVCSEPLPFTYLPRDHDSYGVDKKRKRGLPDVLGELSSSDPHGIESKRRKKKPVFLDHFLPGHSSGLFLPPSALQPADTDFFPGTISLPGLEPPGGPDLLDDGFAYDPSAPALFTMLDLLPPAPPLASAVVGGGGAGGTVVESPGPEPLTLDSYAAPGPGDVGTASLVGSNMFPNQYREAAFGGGLLSPGPEAT, from the exons ATGCCTCGCCTGGTGCCCCGCGGGCAGGCCTCACTGAGCAGCGTCACTTTGGGACCAGCGGCACCACCGCCTCCCGTCGCACAGTCGCCCTGGAGCTGCACCCTGGGCCGGCTAGTGTCACCCGGCCCGGGTCCCAGGCCGCACCTGGTCATCACAGAGCAGCCAAAGCAGCGCGGGATGCGCTTCCGCTACGAGTGTGAGGGCCGCTCCGCCGGCAGCATCCTCGGGGAGAGCAGCACGGAAGCCAGCAAGACGCTGCCGGCCATCGAG CTTCGAGACTGTGGCGGGCTGAGGGAGGTGGAGGTAACGGCATGCCTTGTGTGGAAGGATTGGCCGCACCGGGTACACCCACACAGCCTCGTGGGGAAAGACTGCACGGATGGCGTCTGCAGGGTGCGGCTGCGGCCTCATGTCAGCCCCAGGCACAG CTTTAACAACCTGGGCATCCAGTGTGTTCGGAAGAAGGAAATCGAAGCTGCCATTGAACGGAAGATCCAGCTGGGCATAGACCCCTACAATG CTGGCTCTCTGAAGAACCATCAGGAGGTCGACATGAACGTGGTCAGGATCTGCTTCCAGGCATCCTATCGGGACCAGCAAGGACAGTTACGCCGCCTGGAACCCGTTCTCTCTGAGCCTGTCTACGATAAGA AGTCCACCAACACATCCGAGCTGCGGATTTGCCGAATCAACAAGGAGAGCGGGCCGTGCACAGGTGGTGAGGAACTGTACTTGCTGTGCGACAAGGTGCAAAAAG AGGACATATCCGTGGTGTTCAGCACGGCTTCCTGGGAAGGCAGAGCCGACTTCTCTCAAGCTGATGTGCACCGACAAATTGCTATTGTGTTCAAGACACCACCCTATGAGGACCTGGAGATCGCAGAGCCTGTGACTGTCAACGTCTTCCTGCAGAGGCTCACGGATGGAGTGTGCAGCGAGCCACTGCCCTTCACTTACCTGCCTCGGGATCACG ACAGCTATGGTGTGGACAAGAAGAGGAAGCGGGGACTGCCCGACGTCCTTGGGGAGCTGAGTAGCTCTG ACCCACATGGAATTGAAAGCAAACGGCGGAAAAAGAAGCCAGTGTTCTTGGACCACTTCCTGCCGGGCCACAGCTCAG GCCTGTTCCTCCCGCCGTCAGCTCTACAGCCGGCAGACACCGACTTCTTCCCTGGTACCATATCTCTTCCTGGCCTGGAGCCTCCGGGCGGCCCAGACCTCCTGGACGACGGCTTTGCCTATGACCCTTCTGCCCCTGCGCTCTTCACCATGTTGGACCTGCTTCCCCCAGCACCGCCACTCGCCAGTGCTGTAGTGGGTGGTGGGGGTGCAGGGGGCACAGTTGTGGAGTCTCCTGGCCCAGAGCCACTGACACTGGACTCGTATGCAGCCCCCGGTCCCGGGGATGTTGGCACTGCCAGCCTTGTGGGCAGCAACATGTTCCCCAACCAGTACCGAGAGGCAGCTTTTGGGGGTGGTCTCCTGTCCCCAGGGCCTGAAGCCACGTAG
- the Relb gene encoding transcription factor RelB isoform X6, which translates to MPSRRAARASAPELGALGSSDLSSLSLADSRSAEIIDEYIKENGFGLDGAQLAEMPRLVPRGQASLSSVTLGPAAPPPPVAQSPWSCTLGRLVSPGPGPRPHLVITEQPKQRGMRFRYECEGRSAGSILGESSTEASKTLPAIELRDCGGLREVEVTACLVWKDWPHRVHPHSLVGKDCTDGVCRVRLRPHVSPRHSFNNLGIQCVRKKEIEAAIERKIQLGIDPYNAGSLKNHQEVDMNVVRICFQASYRDQQGQLRRLEPVLSEPVYDKKSTNTSELRICRINKESGPCTGGEELYLLCDKVQKEDISVVFSTASWEGRADFSQADVHRQIAIVFKTPPYEDLEIAEPVTVNVFLQRLTDGVCSEPLPFTYLPRDHDSYGVDKKRKRGLPDVLGELSSSDPHGIESKRRKKKPVFLDHFLPGHSSGLFLPPSALQPADTDFFPGTISLPGLEPPGGPDLLDDGFAYDPSAPALFTMLDLLPPAPPLASAVVGGGGAGGTVVESPGPEPLTLDSYAAPGPGDVGTASLVGSNMFPNQYREAAFGGGLLSPGPEAT; encoded by the exons AAATCATCGACGAATACATTAAGGAGAACGGCTTCGGCCTGGACGGGGCACAGCTGGCCGAGATGCCTCGCCTGGTGCCCCGCGGGCAGGCCTCACTGAGCAGCGTCACTTTGGGACCAGCGGCACCACCGCCTCCCGTCGCACAGTCGCCCTGGAGCTGCACCCTGGGCCGGCTAGTGTCACCCGGCCCGGGTCCCAGGCCGCACCTGGTCATCACAGAGCAGCCAAAGCAGCGCGGGATGCGCTTCCGCTACGAGTGTGAGGGCCGCTCCGCCGGCAGCATCCTCGGGGAGAGCAGCACGGAAGCCAGCAAGACGCTGCCGGCCATCGAG CTTCGAGACTGTGGCGGGCTGAGGGAGGTGGAGGTAACGGCATGCCTTGTGTGGAAGGATTGGCCGCACCGGGTACACCCACACAGCCTCGTGGGGAAAGACTGCACGGATGGCGTCTGCAGGGTGCGGCTGCGGCCTCATGTCAGCCCCAGGCACAG CTTTAACAACCTGGGCATCCAGTGTGTTCGGAAGAAGGAAATCGAAGCTGCCATTGAACGGAAGATCCAGCTGGGCATAGACCCCTACAATG CTGGCTCTCTGAAGAACCATCAGGAGGTCGACATGAACGTGGTCAGGATCTGCTTCCAGGCATCCTATCGGGACCAGCAAGGACAGTTACGCCGCCTGGAACCCGTTCTCTCTGAGCCTGTCTACGATAAGA AGTCCACCAACACATCCGAGCTGCGGATTTGCCGAATCAACAAGGAGAGCGGGCCGTGCACAGGTGGTGAGGAACTGTACTTGCTGTGCGACAAGGTGCAAAAAG AGGACATATCCGTGGTGTTCAGCACGGCTTCCTGGGAAGGCAGAGCCGACTTCTCTCAAGCTGATGTGCACCGACAAATTGCTATTGTGTTCAAGACACCACCCTATGAGGACCTGGAGATCGCAGAGCCTGTGACTGTCAACGTCTTCCTGCAGAGGCTCACGGATGGAGTGTGCAGCGAGCCACTGCCCTTCACTTACCTGCCTCGGGATCACG ACAGCTATGGTGTGGACAAGAAGAGGAAGCGGGGACTGCCCGACGTCCTTGGGGAGCTGAGTAGCTCTG ACCCACATGGAATTGAAAGCAAACGGCGGAAAAAGAAGCCAGTGTTCTTGGACCACTTCCTGCCGGGCCACAGCTCAG GCCTGTTCCTCCCGCCGTCAGCTCTACAGCCGGCAGACACCGACTTCTTCCCTGGTACCATATCTCTTCCTGGCCTGGAGCCTCCGGGCGGCCCAGACCTCCTGGACGACGGCTTTGCCTATGACCCTTCTGCCCCTGCGCTCTTCACCATGTTGGACCTGCTTCCCCCAGCACCGCCACTCGCCAGTGCTGTAGTGGGTGGTGGGGGTGCAGGGGGCACAGTTGTGGAGTCTCCTGGCCCAGAGCCACTGACACTGGACTCGTATGCAGCCCCCGGTCCCGGGGATGTTGGCACTGCCAGCCTTGTGGGCAGCAACATGTTCCCCAACCAGTACCGAGAGGCAGCTTTTGGGGGTGGTCTCCTGTCCCCAGGGCCTGAAGCCACGTAG
- the Relb gene encoding transcription factor RelB isoform X5, producing the protein MPSRRAARASAPELGALGSSDLSSLSLADSRSADELEIIDEYIKENGFGLDGAQLAEMPRLVPRGQASLSSVTLGPAAPPPPVAQSPWSCTLGRLVSPGPGPRPHLVITEQPKQRGMRFRYECEGRSAGSILGESSTEASKTLPAIELRDCGGLREVEVTACLVWKDWPHRVHPHSLVGKDCTDGVCRVRLRPHVSPRHSFNNLGIQCVRKKEIEAAIERKIQLGIDPYNAGSLKNHQEVDMNVVRICFQASYRDQQGQLRRLEPVLSEPVYDKKSTNTSELRICRINKESGPCTGGEELYLLCDKVQKEDISVVFSTASWEGRADFSQADVHRQIAIVFKTPPYEDLEIAEPVTVNVFLQRLTDGVCSEPLPFTYLPRDHDSYGVDKKRKRGLPDVLGELSSSDPHGIESKRRKKKPVFLDHFLPGHSSGLFLPPSALQPADTDFFPGTISLPGLEPPGGPDLLDDGFAYDPSAPALFTMLDLLPPAPPLASAVVGGGGAGGTVVESPGPEPLTLDSYAAPGPGDVGTASLVGSNMFPNQYREAAFGGGLLSPGPEAT; encoded by the exons ATGAACTGG AAATCATCGACGAATACATTAAGGAGAACGGCTTCGGCCTGGACGGGGCACAGCTGGCCGAGATGCCTCGCCTGGTGCCCCGCGGGCAGGCCTCACTGAGCAGCGTCACTTTGGGACCAGCGGCACCACCGCCTCCCGTCGCACAGTCGCCCTGGAGCTGCACCCTGGGCCGGCTAGTGTCACCCGGCCCGGGTCCCAGGCCGCACCTGGTCATCACAGAGCAGCCAAAGCAGCGCGGGATGCGCTTCCGCTACGAGTGTGAGGGCCGCTCCGCCGGCAGCATCCTCGGGGAGAGCAGCACGGAAGCCAGCAAGACGCTGCCGGCCATCGAG CTTCGAGACTGTGGCGGGCTGAGGGAGGTGGAGGTAACGGCATGCCTTGTGTGGAAGGATTGGCCGCACCGGGTACACCCACACAGCCTCGTGGGGAAAGACTGCACGGATGGCGTCTGCAGGGTGCGGCTGCGGCCTCATGTCAGCCCCAGGCACAG CTTTAACAACCTGGGCATCCAGTGTGTTCGGAAGAAGGAAATCGAAGCTGCCATTGAACGGAAGATCCAGCTGGGCATAGACCCCTACAATG CTGGCTCTCTGAAGAACCATCAGGAGGTCGACATGAACGTGGTCAGGATCTGCTTCCAGGCATCCTATCGGGACCAGCAAGGACAGTTACGCCGCCTGGAACCCGTTCTCTCTGAGCCTGTCTACGATAAGA AGTCCACCAACACATCCGAGCTGCGGATTTGCCGAATCAACAAGGAGAGCGGGCCGTGCACAGGTGGTGAGGAACTGTACTTGCTGTGCGACAAGGTGCAAAAAG AGGACATATCCGTGGTGTTCAGCACGGCTTCCTGGGAAGGCAGAGCCGACTTCTCTCAAGCTGATGTGCACCGACAAATTGCTATTGTGTTCAAGACACCACCCTATGAGGACCTGGAGATCGCAGAGCCTGTGACTGTCAACGTCTTCCTGCAGAGGCTCACGGATGGAGTGTGCAGCGAGCCACTGCCCTTCACTTACCTGCCTCGGGATCACG ACAGCTATGGTGTGGACAAGAAGAGGAAGCGGGGACTGCCCGACGTCCTTGGGGAGCTGAGTAGCTCTG ACCCACATGGAATTGAAAGCAAACGGCGGAAAAAGAAGCCAGTGTTCTTGGACCACTTCCTGCCGGGCCACAGCTCAG GCCTGTTCCTCCCGCCGTCAGCTCTACAGCCGGCAGACACCGACTTCTTCCCTGGTACCATATCTCTTCCTGGCCTGGAGCCTCCGGGCGGCCCAGACCTCCTGGACGACGGCTTTGCCTATGACCCTTCTGCCCCTGCGCTCTTCACCATGTTGGACCTGCTTCCCCCAGCACCGCCACTCGCCAGTGCTGTAGTGGGTGGTGGGGGTGCAGGGGGCACAGTTGTGGAGTCTCCTGGCCCAGAGCCACTGACACTGGACTCGTATGCAGCCCCCGGTCCCGGGGATGTTGGCACTGCCAGCCTTGTGGGCAGCAACATGTTCCCCAACCAGTACCGAGAGGCAGCTTTTGGGGGTGGTCTCCTGTCCCCAGGGCCTGAAGCCACGTAG